In Paenibacillus hexagrammi, the following are encoded in one genomic region:
- a CDS encoding CBM35 domain-containing protein: protein MMLASSILLISSVSSVVPAYAASNLTVDLSSVIGPVTHGAAGSLYGVIENQPDNNLIIPLHAKAYNNPAVSGYQQPWGAAVPVAQKLVSTGSQVSIRLADWYPGWYDYSNLTDWFNKMTTTVNAVKAAGLTNIYGYELWNEPDGTWKGKYVGGINDSNSYVEFTVNVPAAQNYTLHIHYANGTGASSTHNLSVNGGSTGVITYPNTGGWFAAGSAGSLNTTVSLHAGTNTIRFTKGSAGYAEIDYIDVIGGSQVRYEAENATLNNSIKYSSGNTSSDVSGNLTFSEFFSQSYKKLKQLDPSAKAIGPSYAAYRHNTMQEFISYQKSQNTVPDITSWHQLNNENFTNDFNDYRAIESSLGITAKPISINEYSASGWQTDEGKPGAVAPLIAKFERLKVDTAMQSYWDVPNPGRLGSLLSSSTQRNGGWWFYKWYGDMTGNMVNTTPPNVNDTRALDGFANVDATRKYASVLFGGNTDGSVNATIKNFPSFFGGNGSKVHVRVDWTPFVNKSTAVNTTNTLLEGDYTISNGQITVPMTGLYNNDGYRIYMTPYGQATNVYEAEDAAVSHANIASGSQASGGKYVAQIDYNDSYVDFYVKVPTTKTYSMTIRYANGTGASSTQNLAYNGGPFSTVTYHATSGWGQFGTVNVNVNLTAGDNIIRLMKGSTGYAEIDNITLN from the coding sequence ATGATGCTCGCAAGCTCAATTTTGCTAATATCCAGTGTTTCTTCGGTAGTACCGGCATATGCCGCAAGTAATTTGACGGTAGATTTATCAAGTGTCATTGGACCTGTCACGCATGGTGCGGCAGGCTCCTTATACGGGGTCATTGAAAATCAGCCGGATAACAATCTCATCATTCCCTTGCATGCCAAGGCATATAACAATCCTGCGGTAAGCGGTTATCAGCAGCCATGGGGTGCAGCCGTACCGGTCGCCCAAAAGTTGGTGTCTACGGGGAGTCAAGTATCCATTCGTCTTGCCGACTGGTATCCAGGCTGGTATGACTACTCGAATTTGACGGACTGGTTTAATAAAATGACAACGACTGTGAATGCAGTAAAAGCGGCCGGTTTAACGAATATCTACGGGTATGAACTCTGGAATGAGCCTGACGGAACTTGGAAAGGGAAATATGTGGGAGGCATCAACGATAGTAACAGCTATGTGGAGTTTACAGTAAATGTGCCTGCTGCCCAAAACTACACCCTACATATTCACTACGCCAATGGTACAGGAGCCTCTTCTACCCATAACCTGAGTGTGAACGGTGGAAGTACTGGGGTAATCACATACCCGAACACGGGAGGTTGGTTTGCTGCGGGAAGCGCTGGTTCATTAAACACAACCGTATCCTTACATGCAGGCACTAATACGATCCGGTTTACGAAAGGCTCAGCAGGATATGCCGAAATCGATTACATCGATGTAATCGGCGGTAGTCAGGTGCGCTATGAAGCGGAGAATGCCACGTTAAACAATAGCATCAAGTACAGCAGCGGAAACACTTCTTCAGATGTAAGCGGTAACCTGACATTCAGCGAGTTTTTTAGTCAATCTTATAAAAAATTAAAACAGCTGGACCCTTCGGCTAAAGCAATAGGCCCATCCTATGCGGCATATCGGCACAACACCATGCAGGAGTTTATATCTTATCAAAAGTCCCAAAACACCGTACCTGACATTACGTCCTGGCACCAACTCAATAACGAGAATTTTACCAATGACTTCAATGATTACAGAGCGATCGAAAGCTCTCTTGGAATTACAGCAAAACCTATTTCCATTAATGAATACAGCGCAAGCGGCTGGCAGACGGATGAAGGTAAGCCCGGTGCTGTGGCTCCGCTGATTGCTAAATTCGAGAGACTGAAGGTTGACACTGCTATGCAAAGCTATTGGGACGTTCCAAATCCGGGGAGATTGGGAAGCTTGCTTTCAAGCTCGACGCAGAGAAACGGCGGTTGGTGGTTCTACAAATGGTATGGCGACATGACAGGCAATATGGTGAACACGACCCCGCCGAATGTGAACGACACGCGGGCATTGGACGGTTTTGCGAATGTAGATGCAACTAGAAAGTATGCAAGCGTGCTGTTTGGCGGAAACACGGATGGCTCGGTAAATGCCACGATTAAAAATTTCCCTTCATTCTTCGGTGGCAATGGAAGCAAAGTCCACGTGCGGGTAGACTGGACACCATTCGTAAATAAGAGCACAGCTGTGAATACAACGAATACCTTGCTCGAAGGGGACTATACGATTTCGAACGGACAAATTACAGTTCCCATGACAGGTTTGTACAATAATGATGGCTACAGAATTTATATGACTCCATATGGCCAGGCAACCAACGTATATGAAGCGGAGGATGCTGCGGTCAGCCATGCAAACATTGCATCCGGTTCCCAAGCTTCAGGCGGCAAGTATGTAGCGCAAATTGATTACAATGACAGCTATGTTGATTTCTATGTGAAAGTACCGACAACAAAGACTTACTCCATGACCATCCGCTATGCGAACGGTACAGGCGCTAGCTCCACACAAAATTTAGCGTATAACGGCGGGCCTTTCTCTACGGTTACTTACCACGCTACATCAGGCTGGGGGCAATTCGGTACGGTCAATGTGAACGTGAATTTAACTGCCGGGGATAATATCATCAGGCTGATGAAAGGCAGTACGGGCTATGCTGAGATTGACAATATTACATTGAACTGA
- a CDS encoding response regulator transcription factor: MKIIVVEDEERTRKGIIKLIQKCGEAYQVMGESDNGVEGAALIEDLKPDLVITDIRMPGMDGIAMLELLKQRGLRFKSIILSGYSEFDFARRALQTGVVSEYLLKPITADDLIRVLKSVENELLIDLMNGKEAHMPAMGPEELLRRYLENGDVNKELFDLHIHEFLSFHPDQDIQVSNLYLGEMYQEVIGKVKEEIRYFLKNDAHVEQSYLVELPDSQELVVLMQSEAIEKTSGTLADLWNRLNKKFLIPIVISWTSLPTLRHVKQETDQLRELHKWSILHVERPILFAEDLQKQSPPRHIQYPADIELKMKEALSSRDKEKVYACGEAMIAACTKQASHPEEVIEACLRFASGMLHLGEAINGDAMMTSQRNEIFHRITSAKTRLELGQALLMSADYVCQYKGKEAKVYSLVISKAIKIIQERYHTGLSLEEIANGCHVTPEYLSSLFQKELGVSFTAYIRDVRITKAKELLLNSSLKSFEIGERVGYPDAKYFSKVFKEMTG; encoded by the coding sequence ATGAAAATCATTGTAGTCGAAGACGAGGAAAGAACGAGGAAGGGGATCATCAAGCTCATACAAAAATGCGGCGAGGCCTACCAGGTCATGGGCGAAAGTGATAATGGCGTGGAAGGTGCTGCTCTGATCGAGGACCTGAAGCCGGACCTTGTCATTACCGATATACGAATGCCCGGCATGGATGGGATAGCGATGCTAGAGCTGCTGAAACAAAGAGGGCTGAGGTTCAAATCGATTATTCTAAGCGGATATTCGGAGTTCGATTTTGCCAGGAGGGCCCTACAAACGGGCGTGGTTAGTGAATATCTGTTAAAGCCAATTACGGCAGACGATTTGATTCGCGTGCTCAAGAGTGTGGAGAATGAACTGCTTATCGATCTCATGAACGGTAAAGAGGCACATATGCCAGCTATGGGACCGGAGGAGCTGCTACGGCGTTATTTGGAGAACGGCGATGTAAATAAAGAACTGTTTGATCTGCACATTCATGAATTTCTGAGCTTTCATCCTGATCAAGATATTCAGGTATCCAATTTGTATCTTGGTGAGATGTACCAAGAGGTGATAGGGAAGGTCAAAGAAGAAATTCGGTACTTTTTGAAAAATGATGCTCACGTTGAACAGTCTTACCTGGTTGAGCTTCCCGACTCTCAGGAGCTTGTCGTTCTCATGCAATCCGAAGCGATTGAGAAAACAAGCGGCACGTTGGCTGATCTATGGAATCGCCTCAATAAGAAATTCTTGATCCCTATTGTGATTTCCTGGACTTCATTACCAACACTCCGACATGTAAAGCAAGAGACGGATCAGCTGCGTGAGCTGCACAAGTGGTCGATACTGCATGTTGAACGGCCTATACTGTTTGCTGAGGATTTACAGAAACAATCTCCTCCTCGTCACATTCAGTATCCCGCAGACATTGAACTTAAGATGAAAGAGGCGTTATCCAGCCGTGACAAAGAGAAGGTATATGCTTGTGGGGAAGCTATGATTGCTGCATGTACCAAGCAGGCAAGCCATCCTGAGGAGGTCATTGAAGCATGTCTTCGTTTCGCATCCGGCATGCTGCACTTGGGCGAAGCCATCAATGGCGATGCGATGATGACCAGCCAAAGGAATGAAATCTTTCATCGCATTACGTCGGCTAAAACTCGATTGGAGCTGGGTCAAGCTTTGCTCATGTCGGCTGATTATGTTTGTCAATATAAGGGCAAAGAGGCGAAAGTATACAGTTTGGTCATCTCCAAAGCGATAAAAATAATCCAGGAGCGTTATCACACCGGACTTTCCTTGGAGGAGATCGCAAATGGCTGCCATGTGACACCGGAATATCTGAGCTCCTTGTTTCAGAAAGAGCTAGGTGTGTCATTTACCGCTTATATTCGAGATGTCCGAATCACGAAGGCGAAGGAGCTGTTATTGAATAGCTCGTTAAAATCCTTTGAAATCGGGGAGCGGGTAGGCTATCCTGACGCCAAATATTTTTCGAAGGTATTTAAGGAAATGACGGGGTAA